TTCTTAGGCAAATTAATTTCGAGCAAGCCGTTGGTCAGGTTTGCTTTGGCGTCGTCGGGTCGTACTTGTTCGGGTAGGCTGATTCTTCGGGAGTAGGTTTGGTAGGATCTTTCGTGGCGCACATAGTTTTTGGTTTGCTCCTCCTCGGCTTGGCTGCGCCTTGCTCTAATCGCCACAGAATCCTCGGTTAACTGGACATCGACTTCTTCTTTTTTAAAGCCCGGCAAATCCACAGTCAACCGATACTCCGAGCCCTTATCTTCCAAATCAACCGTAGGCATCTTAAACTCAGCAGCCACGGTGGGTCTTCGGGTTTCCAGCCTAAGCCTAGGCGATCTATCCCAGAAATTCTGAAAATCACGCTGGAACCGATCAATCATGCTGTCAAAGTCACGCTGCATTTCCCCAAAACCATAAGAAGCATACTCATCGGAACGTTTTAGCTCGCCCGCTTTCTTTTCGCTTCCACCATAATAATACATTTTCTTCTTATCTTCAGACAAAAGTTTCACCTCCAAACAGCAAAAAAAGGGTTTGGTTGATTAACATATGTGATTGAATTATGCTAGCATCAAAAGGGGGGTTAGGGCAGCGTGTAGCCGCCGTCGCAGACGATGCATTGCCCCGTGATGAAGCTTGCTTCTTCGCTGGCTAAGAAAACGACCAGATTAGCTATGTCGATTGGTTTGCCTATGCGTCCCAATGGTATGGTTTTGATTACCTGCGCGTACATTTCTTGATATGCGGGGTTACCTTCCGAGACGTCTGTGGGACCCGGAGCCACTGCGTTAACGTTGATGCCGTACTGCGCCACTTCAAAAGCCAAGGACTTCGTGAAGCCAGCGATGGCGGCTTTGCTTGCAGAATAATGCGCCAAACTACTAAACGCCACCACCGCTCCTGCAATGGAGGCGATGTTTACGATTTTTCCATGCTTCTGCTTAACCATGGCGGGCAACACGGCTTTTGTGTAGTGGAAAACTCCGTTAAGGTTGACGTCTATGACTTTGTTCCAGTCCTCATTAGTCATTTCCAAGAATGGCTTTAGGGGGTAGATGCCAGCGTTGTTGACGAGTAAATCGATTTTGCCGTATTTTTCCAAAGTTTTACTTGCGACGTTTTCTACTTGTTCAAGGTTGGAAACGTCGCATTTTAGGGGGAGCGCCTCTGCTTTTTGTGCTTCAATTTGTTGGGCTACAGTAAAAATCGCGTCTGATATGTCGGTTATGACCACGGCTTTTGCGCCAGCGCGAGCGATGGATAGGGCGATTTCTTTGCCTATTCCGCGACCCGCGCCAGTCACGATAGCCACGGCACCATTTAAATCCACAAAAACACCACCATCATTTTAGGTCATAAGCATATTTGAACTTTGTCCGCAGCAGCTAAACTAACACGCCGACTAGTTTCATGCGTCCCAAGACGTCGGGGGCATGGGGGGCAATCTCCATTGATTCGGTTAGGTCGTTTCCTGCTTCGTGACCCATGTGGTCGCCTTGGAGCCACTGGTCAGATTCGGAAACGTCGTAGACTTTGCCTTGGTAGGCAAGATAGGCGGGTTTCCCGTTTTTCCCGTCATATTGACTTAGTTCGCTTAGGGTAAATTGTTTGGTTTCACTCATGTATTCCACCTGATTGGTGAAGGTAGTTTTAGCGGTAATAAGCTATAACCTTCTGTGACTGTCACGACACAACCACAACTCACCGTTAACACGCTACGAGGGTTTATCAAAAAGTTAATCCCACACGCAACCTTAACAAAATATACACGGCTTCACGCCACACAGATGATTAGTTTGGTAACTCAACAACCCCAAATCAGAATCCAAAAAAACGGGCCCTACCTCGTCACAGGAAACATACCACTCATGCCCATGACCATAGAATGCGACAGCGACAAAGGCATCCCCACACGCTGGGTAATCGGCGAAAAACTCCAAACGCCCCCCACCTACGCGTTATGCCGATGCGGACACAGCAGCAACAAGCCCTTCTGTGATGGCACCCACACAAAAATCCACTTTGACGGCACCGAGACCAACAAAAATACACCCTTCAAAGAAATGGCAAAAACCATCGATGGCCCCACCCTGACGCTTCTAGACGCCGAAAGCCTATGCGCCTCTGCCCGATTCTGCCACCGAGGCGGCGACATATGGGATGTCATCCCCAAAACCGACGACCCAAAATGGAAGCAGAATGCAGTGACAAACGCCTGCGATTGCCCTTCAGGTCGCTTGGTGCTTAAAGATAAAGAAACGGGAAAAACGGTGGAGCCCGCGCTTGAGAGGGGCATTGGCTTCATTTTGGACCCCGCCATAGGCGGCGATGGACCCTTGTGGATTCGCGGTGGCATCCCCATTTTCTCCGCTGACGGGAAACCCTATGAGGTACGAAACCGCGTGACGTTATGCCGTTGTGGCAAATCATATAATAAGCCGTTTTGTGACAGCAGCCACTATCCCGAAGAGGACCGAGAGGTAATTAAATGAAAGAAGATACC
The DNA window shown above is from Candidatus Bathyarchaeota archaeon and carries:
- a CDS encoding cytochrome B5; the protein is MSETKQFTLSELSQYDGKNGKPAYLAYQGKVYDVSESDQWLQGDHMGHEAGNDLTESMEIAPHAPDVLGRMKLVGVLV
- a CDS encoding Hsp20/alpha crystallin family protein, with protein sequence MSEDKKKMYYYGGSEKKAGELKRSDEYASYGFGEMQRDFDSMIDRFQRDFQNFWDRSPRLRLETRRPTVAAEFKMPTVDLEDKGSEYRLTVDLPGFKKEEVDVQLTEDSVAIRARRSQAEEEQTKNYVRHERSYQTYSRRISLPEQVRPDDAKANLTNGLLEINLPKKTPKETKKLPIS
- a CDS encoding CDGSH iron-sulfur domain-containing protein codes for the protein MTVTTQPQLTVNTLRGFIKKLIPHATLTKYTRLHATQMISLVTQQPQIRIQKNGPYLVTGNIPLMPMTIECDSDKGIPTRWVIGEKLQTPPTYALCRCGHSSNKPFCDGTHTKIHFDGTETNKNTPFKEMAKTIDGPTLTLLDAESLCASARFCHRGGDIWDVIPKTDDPKWKQNAVTNACDCPSGRLVLKDKETGKTVEPALERGIGFILDPAIGGDGPLWIRGGIPIFSADGKPYEVRNRVTLCRCGKSYNKPFCDSSHYPEEDREVIK
- a CDS encoding 3-oxoacyl-ACP reductase FabG, which encodes MDLNGAVAIVTGAGRGIGKEIALSIARAGAKAVVITDISDAIFTVAQQIEAQKAEALPLKCDVSNLEQVENVASKTLEKYGKIDLLVNNAGIYPLKPFLEMTNEDWNKVIDVNLNGVFHYTKAVLPAMVKQKHGKIVNIASIAGAVVAFSSLAHYSASKAAIAGFTKSLAFEVAQYGINVNAVAPGPTDVSEGNPAYQEMYAQVIKTIPLGRIGKPIDIANLVVFLASEEASFITGQCIVCDGGYTLP